A window of the Zootoca vivipara chromosome 14, rZooViv1.1, whole genome shotgun sequence genome harbors these coding sequences:
- the LITAF gene encoding lipopolysaccharide-induced tumor necrosis factor-alpha factor, with protein MNPSAPGFQGAQPPPYSETTGFHSSAPYPQPYPIPGPRPGPTMKGQQAPPYGMQPGVIGGHPPVAVQTVYVQAPLVFHDRPVQMICPACQKTILTRLSHNSGALTWLACGGLFLVGCVFGCCLIPFCVDSLQDVDHYCPSCNALVGTYRRL; from the exons ATGAATCCATCCGCTCCTGGCTTTCAGGGGGCCCAGCCTCCTCCTTACTCCGAGACAACCGGCTTCCATTCTTCTGCTCCATACCCCCAGCCCTATCCCATCCCGGGGCCTAGACCTGGACCAACTATGAAAGGCCAACAAGCGCCACCATATGGCATGCAACCTGGAGTCATAGGAGGTCACCCGCCAG TTGCTGTTCAGACGGTTTACGTCCAGGCACCACTGGTCTTCCACGACCGTCCCGTCCAGATGATCTGCCCTGCGTGTCAAAAAACCATTTTGACGCGCCTCTCGCACAACTCTGGGGCGCTGACCTGGCTGGCTTGTGGTGGCCTCTTCCTGGTGGG GTGTGTCTTCGGCTGCTGCCTCATCCCCTTTTGCGTGGATTCGCTTCAAGACGTCGACCACTACTGTCCCAGCTGCAATGCTCTCGTCGGCACCTACAGGCGTCTCTGA